One window from the genome of Candidatus Didemnitutus sp. encodes:
- a CDS encoding sodium:proline symporter, which translates to MHVLDWLVMLLPLAAIIAVAIYTQRCMRSVAAYMAGERLAGRYLLGVARGELQAGAVVFVALFEVHRHSGFTTLWWSWANWPVGLIIAMLGFVYYRFRETRAMTLAQFFELRYGRSFRVFTGMLAFVAGILNFGIIPAVGARLMVHLLGLPVHFQLGAFVLPTNVAMMGLLLSLSVLITLSGGVITVMVTNCLEGIFAQATFVVLMIVLAQKFEWRQIVETLTAAAPGQSLLNPMDSGGLKDFNVWFILMSTFFGVYGTMALQNSSSYNAAARTPHEAKMGILLARMPEIAKYAVISVLAVCALTWMTHPDFAGRAGAMASSLQQIDNPQVRQQMEVPVAIAEFLPIGVLGLFCAAMVMGIFGGDSTHLHSWSSIFVQDVLVPLRKEPYSPQQHVRVLRWAVVGVAAFAFIFGSLFKQTEYVVMWFQLTTGIYVGGAGAAIIGGLYWRKGTAAGAWAAVLAGMVLSTAGILLRQFYGDAFPLNGIEIYFWVAIVATALYVLVSLATSRGDFDLEAMLHRHETKRDTVETKLPFWERLLGLDVDHTRSDRWVVGGIFAFTMGMSVIALVGTLWCWLSPWSVDRWSIFWRIFGLGVPLVVATVTTVWFSWGGFRDLRDFFAQIRAKPVNHADDGRVLGQRNAGE; encoded by the coding sequence GTGCACGTCCTCGACTGGTTAGTGATGCTGCTGCCGCTGGCCGCGATTATCGCGGTGGCCATCTACACCCAGCGCTGCATGCGCAGCGTGGCCGCCTACATGGCGGGCGAGCGACTGGCCGGGCGCTATCTCCTCGGCGTCGCGCGCGGTGAGTTGCAGGCGGGCGCGGTGGTGTTCGTCGCGCTGTTCGAGGTGCACCGGCACTCGGGCTTCACCACACTGTGGTGGAGCTGGGCGAACTGGCCGGTCGGGCTCATCATCGCGATGCTCGGCTTTGTCTACTATCGCTTCCGCGAGACGCGGGCCATGACGCTCGCGCAGTTCTTCGAGCTGCGCTACGGCCGCAGTTTCCGCGTGTTCACCGGCATGCTCGCCTTCGTGGCGGGCATCCTGAATTTCGGCATCATTCCGGCGGTGGGTGCGCGGCTCATGGTGCACCTGCTCGGCCTGCCAGTGCATTTTCAGCTCGGGGCGTTTGTCTTGCCGACCAACGTTGCGATGATGGGGCTGCTGCTGAGCCTGAGCGTGTTGATCACGCTCTCTGGCGGCGTGATCACCGTAATGGTGACGAACTGCCTTGAAGGCATCTTCGCGCAAGCGACGTTCGTGGTCCTGATGATCGTCCTCGCGCAGAAATTCGAGTGGCGGCAGATCGTCGAGACGCTGACCGCAGCGGCGCCGGGACAGTCGCTGCTCAATCCGATGGATTCCGGCGGGCTCAAGGATTTCAACGTCTGGTTTATTCTCATGAGCACGTTCTTCGGCGTCTACGGCACGATGGCGCTGCAAAATTCCAGCTCCTACAACGCCGCCGCGCGCACACCGCACGAGGCGAAGATGGGCATCCTGCTCGCGCGCATGCCGGAGATCGCGAAATACGCCGTCATCTCGGTCCTCGCCGTCTGCGCGCTCACCTGGATGACGCACCCGGATTTCGCCGGCCGCGCCGGGGCGATGGCGTCGAGCTTGCAGCAGATCGACAACCCGCAGGTGCGCCAGCAAATGGAAGTCCCGGTCGCGATTGCAGAGTTTCTGCCGATCGGGGTGCTGGGATTGTTCTGCGCCGCGATGGTCATGGGCATTTTCGGCGGCGACTCCACGCATCTGCATTCGTGGAGCAGCATCTTCGTGCAGGATGTGCTCGTTCCGCTGCGCAAGGAGCCTTACTCACCACAACAGCATGTGCGCGTGCTGCGCTGGGCCGTTGTCGGCGTGGCGGCTTTTGCCTTTATCTTCGGGAGCCTGTTCAAGCAGACCGAGTATGTCGTGATGTGGTTTCAGCTCACGACTGGCATCTACGTCGGCGGCGCCGGTGCTGCGATCATCGGCGGGCTGTATTGGCGCAAAGGCACCGCTGCCGGTGCCTGGGCGGCCGTGCTTGCGGGCATGGTCCTGTCGACCGCGGGCATCTTACTGCGTCAGTTCTACGGCGACGCTTTCCCGCTGAACGGGATCGAGATCTACTTCTGGGTCGCGATCGTAGCGACTGCACTCTATGTTTTGGTTTCGCTCGCCACGAGCCGCGGCGATTTCGACCTCGAAGCGATGCTCCACCGCCACGAGACGAAGCGCGATACCGTCGAGACGAAGCTGCCTTTCTGGGAGCGCTTGCTCGGCCTCGATGTCGATCACACGCGGAGCGATCGGTGGGTGGTCGGCGGAATTTTCGCCTTCACCATGGGGATGTCGGTGATCGCGCTGGTCGGCACACTGTGGTGCTGGTTATCGCCGTGGTCCGTTGATCGGTGGTCGATTTTCTGGAGAATCTTCGGGCTCGGCGTCCCGCTGGTGGTCGCGACGGTCACGACCGTTTGGTTTTCCTGGGGAGGCTTCCGCGACCTGCGGGATTTCTTCGCCCAGATTCGCGCGAAACCCGTCAACCACGCCGACGACGGGCGCGTGCTCGGCCAGCGCAACGCGGGCGAATAA
- a CDS encoding TonB-dependent siderophore receptor: MQTPFAPALRVLRRRGQALACAATLAALLHPGLARAQSAIPAESAKEKDGEVLTLPQFVVTTDKDRGYMSTNASSGTKLNQSLQEIPATISIVNQELIRDLGANTVQELLRYAPGVTTSDNKTEDIQVRGFNILVPLLDGFREPQGVPSEQMHVERVEILKGPAGILYGNTFGLGGIINRISKKPDFSKPITELFVQVRDNDYYQASLDFGRKLGDRAAYRVITNWIDSHDFQDFVTLKRKYIRPTIEWRPTRNTTVRATLEYGRQITHAEYNADFWNPYTDSLLKLPQKFNPGEDLSEEKSTRRAFNLEVTQQLGRQWVLRNALQLTRHKEDKGGMTFGFATAGTAAAVIVAPDGTPLIGGVPANVPANWLVRSPQYTDRLVGNYFNQLDLVGKFDTGSVEHTFTTGVEVTQDVDDLTLYNGLLSSIDLSNLSYGALSGQYGDKVFNNLRYGHRRTETWYWAGYVSDSLKLFNGKVGVNLALRYDDFQQISATQIKWPLPPQQPVTDLDLGRNKFYAKPNYMPRGGLVYNFNKDVALYAGYSEAYIIVTNSNPDGSILKPETGEQYEVGLKAAALGGRLATNLSVFKLKRGNIVESDPARAGFLRQIGEQESQGFEASSIAVLSKNIQMMGSYAYTSGKTSSSTDASQIGLPLQGLARHRANALARYTITEGELKGLGFGLGMNYAAGRKVWTPASLVTRRFASLPDATVVDAMFYYSAGKLWDVSLNIRNVFDRDYYATGNEAGWLRGTPRGFVFSARRRF; the protein is encoded by the coding sequence TTGCTCCACCCCGGATTGGCCCGCGCGCAATCCGCCATCCCCGCCGAGTCCGCCAAGGAAAAGGACGGCGAAGTGCTCACTTTGCCGCAGTTCGTCGTCACGACCGACAAGGACCGCGGCTATATGTCGACCAACGCCAGCTCCGGCACGAAACTCAACCAATCGTTGCAGGAAATCCCGGCCACCATCTCGATCGTCAATCAGGAGCTCATTCGCGACCTCGGTGCGAACACCGTGCAGGAGCTCCTCCGTTACGCGCCGGGCGTCACGACCTCGGATAACAAGACGGAAGATATCCAAGTGCGTGGCTTCAACATCCTCGTGCCCCTGCTCGACGGTTTTCGCGAACCGCAAGGCGTGCCCTCCGAGCAGATGCATGTCGAGCGTGTCGAGATTCTCAAAGGCCCGGCCGGCATTCTCTACGGCAACACCTTCGGCCTCGGCGGCATCATCAACCGCATTTCGAAGAAGCCGGACTTCAGCAAGCCGATCACCGAACTCTTCGTGCAGGTGCGCGACAACGATTACTATCAGGCCTCACTCGATTTCGGCCGCAAGCTTGGCGACCGCGCCGCGTATCGCGTCATCACCAACTGGATCGATTCGCACGACTTCCAGGACTTCGTCACCCTGAAGCGCAAATACATCCGACCCACGATCGAATGGCGCCCGACGCGCAACACCACGGTGCGTGCGACCCTCGAATACGGACGCCAGATCACGCACGCCGAATACAACGCTGACTTCTGGAATCCCTACACCGATTCGCTCCTCAAGCTCCCGCAGAAATTCAATCCCGGCGAGGATCTCTCCGAGGAAAAATCAACTCGGCGCGCCTTCAATCTCGAGGTCACGCAGCAACTTGGTCGCCAGTGGGTGTTGCGCAACGCGCTCCAGCTCACGCGCCACAAGGAAGATAAAGGCGGCATGACCTTCGGCTTCGCCACCGCCGGCACGGCTGCCGCCGTGATCGTCGCCCCGGACGGCACCCCGCTCATCGGCGGCGTCCCGGCGAATGTGCCCGCCAACTGGCTCGTCCGCAGCCCGCAATACACCGACCGCCTCGTCGGCAACTACTTCAACCAGCTCGACCTCGTTGGCAAATTCGACACCGGCTCCGTCGAACACACCTTTACGACCGGCGTGGAAGTCACGCAGGACGTCGACGATCTCACGCTCTATAACGGCCTGCTTTCCAGCATCGATCTCTCGAACCTCTCCTACGGCGCGCTCTCCGGACAATACGGCGACAAGGTGTTCAACAACCTCCGCTACGGCCACCGCCGCACCGAGACGTGGTATTGGGCCGGTTACGTGAGTGATTCGTTGAAGCTCTTCAACGGCAAGGTCGGCGTGAATCTCGCGCTGCGCTACGACGACTTCCAGCAAATCTCTGCGACCCAAATCAAGTGGCCGTTGCCGCCGCAGCAACCGGTCACCGACCTCGATCTCGGCCGCAACAAGTTCTACGCGAAGCCCAACTACATGCCGCGCGGCGGCCTCGTCTACAATTTCAACAAGGACGTGGCGCTCTATGCCGGCTACAGCGAGGCCTACATTATCGTCACCAACTCGAATCCCGACGGCTCGATCCTCAAACCCGAGACCGGTGAACAGTATGAAGTCGGCCTCAAGGCCGCCGCGCTGGGCGGGCGCCTCGCGACGAACCTCTCCGTCTTCAAGCTGAAGCGTGGCAACATTGTCGAGTCCGACCCGGCCCGCGCCGGCTTCCTGCGACAGATCGGTGAGCAGGAGTCGCAGGGCTTCGAGGCCTCTTCGATCGCGGTTCTCTCGAAGAATATCCAGATGATGGGCAGCTACGCCTATACCAGCGGCAAGACCTCGTCCTCCACCGATGCCAGCCAGATCGGCCTGCCGCTGCAAGGCCTCGCCCGCCATCGCGCCAACGCGCTCGCTCGCTACACGATCACTGAAGGCGAGTTGAAGGGCCTCGGCTTCGGTCTCGGCATGAACTACGCCGCGGGCCGCAAGGTCTGGACTCCCGCGTCGCTCGTCACGCGCCGGTTCGCCTCGCTGCCCGACGCGACCGTGGTGGATGCGATGTTCTACTACTCCGCGGGCAAGCTCTGGGATGTGTCCCTCAACATCCGCAACGTCTTCGATCGCGACTACTATGCGACCGGCAACGAAGCGGGCTGGCTGCGTGGCACGCCGCGTGGCTTCGTGTTTTCGGCTCGGCGTCGCTTCTGA